The SAR202 cluster bacterium DNA window TATCTCCTTTAATTTTATCAATGATTTGATATCTTGTAAAGACCCATCCGGGATGTGATGCAAGTAGGTGTAATATTTCAAATTCTGTATAAGTTAATTCTATAGGGGAATCATCAATAGAGGTTCCTCTTGTTCGTGGGTCAATTTTAAGTCCATGGATTGTAATGGCCTTATTATTTGTTTGGATATTTTTGG harbors:
- a CDS encoding winged helix-turn-helix transcriptional regulator → KNIQTNNKAITIHGLKIDPRTRGTSIDDSPIELTYTEFEILHLLASHPGWVFTRYQIIDKIKGDNYPVTDRSVDFQIVGLRKKMQHKGILIETIRGVGYRFNPDDS